One genomic segment of Kribbella jejuensis includes these proteins:
- a CDS encoding 3-hydroxyacyl-CoA dehydrogenase NAD-binding domain-containing protein: MSLQELIDSASALSTDEVVTLAHSRDVALPGKAGLMALITLDNGHDHTKPNTFGPKGLGSLNAALDAALARDEIVAIGVTGKPFILAAGADLTGVPKLKDREQALALGKIGHGVLRKLVDGGKPSFAFVNGVALGGGLEVALHATYRTVSVAAGMLSTPEVFLGLIPGWGGNFLLPNLIGADNAVKVVVENALNQNKMLSGPEAVKLGIGDVLLDSADFLEQSLLWASRVLTGAVVVARPAIDRGEAWDAAVARGKAFADVKVSGAAPAPYRALDLIAAARDNDRDRGFAAEDEALADLIMSEELRSGLYAFDLVNKRAKRPAGAPDKSLARPVNKVGVVGAGLMAGQLALLFARRLEVPVVLTDLDQERVDRGVGYVHGEIDKLLAKGRVRPDKANQLKTLVTGSVDKSVFADADFVIEAVFEELQLKKTIFADLEKIIRPDAVLATNTSSLSVTEMAADLEHPERVVGFHFFNPVAVLPLLEIIRADRTDDESLATAFAVGKKLKKSCVLVKDAPAFVVNRLLTRFLGEVSAAVDEGTPIPSADRALSALGLPMPPFVLLQLVGLPVALHVAETMNRAYPDRYAVSENLAKVVAAGKSSFYIWPEGKPVVDPEVEALVTVGDKPSTPDELRTRVLTALAEEIKIMLDEGVVAEAQDIDLCLLLGAGWPFHLGGITPYLDRTGIAEKVNGTRFLPRGTASL, from the coding sequence ATGAGTCTGCAGGAACTGATCGACAGCGCTTCCGCCCTGTCGACCGACGAGGTTGTCACACTGGCGCACTCGCGGGACGTCGCACTCCCTGGGAAAGCCGGCCTGATGGCGCTCATCACGCTGGACAACGGGCACGACCACACCAAGCCGAACACGTTCGGGCCGAAGGGCCTGGGCTCGCTGAACGCGGCTCTCGACGCGGCGCTGGCGCGGGACGAGATCGTCGCGATCGGTGTCACCGGTAAGCCGTTCATCCTGGCCGCGGGCGCGGACCTGACCGGCGTACCGAAGCTGAAGGACCGGGAGCAGGCGCTGGCGCTCGGCAAGATCGGGCACGGCGTACTGCGCAAGCTGGTCGACGGCGGCAAGCCGTCGTTCGCGTTCGTGAACGGCGTCGCGCTCGGCGGCGGGCTCGAGGTCGCGCTGCACGCGACGTACCGGACCGTGTCGGTCGCGGCCGGGATGCTGTCGACGCCGGAGGTCTTCCTCGGGCTGATCCCGGGCTGGGGCGGCAACTTCCTGCTGCCGAACCTGATCGGTGCGGACAACGCGGTGAAGGTCGTCGTCGAGAACGCGCTGAACCAGAACAAGATGCTCAGCGGCCCGGAGGCCGTGAAGCTCGGCATCGGCGACGTACTGCTCGACTCGGCCGACTTCCTGGAGCAGTCGCTGCTGTGGGCCTCGCGCGTCCTCACCGGCGCCGTTGTTGTCGCGCGACCCGCGATCGACCGCGGCGAGGCGTGGGACGCGGCCGTTGCCCGAGGCAAGGCTTTCGCCGACGTCAAGGTCAGCGGCGCGGCGCCGGCGCCGTACCGGGCTCTGGACCTGATCGCGGCGGCTCGCGACAACGATCGCGACCGGGGCTTCGCGGCCGAGGACGAGGCGCTCGCGGACCTGATCATGAGCGAGGAGCTGCGCAGCGGGCTGTACGCGTTCGACCTCGTTAACAAGCGGGCCAAGCGGCCGGCCGGTGCGCCGGACAAGTCGCTGGCGCGGCCGGTGAACAAGGTCGGCGTCGTCGGTGCAGGTCTGATGGCGGGTCAGCTCGCGCTGCTGTTCGCCCGCCGGCTCGAGGTTCCCGTCGTACTCACCGATCTGGACCAGGAGCGGGTCGACCGCGGTGTCGGGTACGTGCACGGTGAGATCGACAAGCTGCTCGCGAAGGGCCGGGTGCGCCCGGACAAGGCGAACCAGCTGAAGACGCTCGTCACCGGGTCGGTGGACAAGAGCGTGTTCGCGGACGCGGACTTCGTCATCGAGGCCGTATTCGAGGAGCTGCAGTTGAAGAAGACGATCTTCGCCGACCTGGAGAAGATCATCCGGCCGGATGCTGTGTTGGCGACGAACACCTCGTCCCTGTCGGTGACCGAGATGGCCGCGGACCTGGAGCACCCGGAGCGGGTCGTCGGGTTCCACTTCTTCAACCCGGTCGCGGTGCTGCCGCTGCTGGAGATCATCCGCGCGGATCGCACCGACGACGAGTCGCTGGCGACGGCGTTCGCGGTCGGCAAGAAGCTGAAGAAGTCGTGCGTACTGGTCAAGGACGCGCCGGCGTTCGTGGTGAACCGGCTCCTGACCCGCTTCCTCGGCGAGGTCAGCGCGGCGGTCGACGAGGGTACGCCGATCCCTTCCGCGGACCGTGCCCTGTCCGCCCTCGGTCTCCCGATGCCGCCGTTCGTGCTGCTCCAGCTGGTCGGCCTGCCGGTCGCGCTGCACGTCGCGGAGACGATGAACCGCGCGTACCCCGACCGGTACGCCGTCTCGGAGAACCTCGCCAAGGTCGTTGCCGCCGGCAAGAGCTCGTTCTACATCTGGCCCGAGGGCAAGCCGGTCGTCGACCCCGAGGTCGAGGCACTGGTCACGGTGGGCGACAAGCCGTCCACCCCCGACGAACTCCGCACAAGAGTCCTCACGGCCCTGGCCGAAGAAATCAAGATCATGCTCGACGAAGGCGTAGTAGCCGAAGCCCAAGACATCGACCTCTGCCTGCTGCTGGGCGCCGGCTGGCCCTTCCACCTGGGCGGCATCACCCCGTACCTCGACCGCACAGGCATCGCCGAAAAGGTCAACGGCACCCGCTTCCTCCCCCGAGGCACAGCCAGCCTCTAA
- a CDS encoding amino acid permease encodes MSLVRKKTIEQSIADTDEPEFQLKKRLTAIDLTVFGIGVIIGAGIFTLTGRAAKLYAGPGIALSFVLAAVCCALAALCYAEFSSTVPVSGSAYTFSYFSLGEIFAWIIGWDLLLELMLGASVVAQGWSTYAKLFLEQIGLGWPDSIGPDSHVNVLAMLLVLVLATLATIGIKESLRVNLVLVAIKLFVVLFVIIAGLFYIKGSNLTPFIPDSVPAPGGHVELTTPLFQAILGFTPSTFGIMGLVSGASLVFFAFIGFDVVATTAEEAKNPQRDLPRGIIGSLAICTVLYVLVCIVITGMVKYSDINGEAALAEAFKSVGRGGFATLISAGAVAGLTTVVLTLMIGAARVVFAMSRDHLMPKQLGKTHPKWGTPYRLTIGIGVVVALIAGLTPIGKLEEMVNIGTLAAFTLVSIAVPLLRRSRPDIQRSFRVPGNPVIPILAALICIYLMLNLSIETWIRFLVWMVLGFALYALYGYRKSRVGIEQKTGEVQKA; translated from the coding sequence ATGAGTCTTGTGCGGAAGAAGACGATCGAGCAGTCGATCGCCGACACGGACGAGCCGGAGTTCCAGCTCAAGAAACGCCTCACCGCGATCGACCTGACCGTCTTCGGCATCGGCGTCATCATCGGTGCGGGTATCTTCACGCTGACCGGCCGCGCGGCCAAGCTGTACGCCGGTCCGGGGATCGCGCTGTCGTTCGTCCTGGCCGCCGTCTGCTGTGCGCTCGCGGCGCTGTGCTACGCCGAGTTCTCCTCCACCGTGCCGGTGTCGGGATCGGCGTACACGTTCTCCTACTTCTCGCTGGGCGAGATCTTCGCCTGGATCATCGGCTGGGACCTGCTGCTCGAACTGATGCTCGGGGCAAGCGTCGTGGCGCAGGGCTGGTCGACGTACGCGAAGCTGTTCCTCGAACAGATCGGCCTCGGCTGGCCGGATTCGATCGGCCCCGACAGCCACGTGAACGTGCTCGCGATGCTGCTGGTGCTCGTGCTGGCCACGCTGGCGACGATCGGCATCAAGGAGTCGCTGCGGGTCAACCTGGTGCTGGTCGCGATCAAGCTGTTCGTGGTGCTGTTCGTGATCATCGCCGGTCTGTTCTACATCAAGGGCTCGAACCTGACGCCGTTCATCCCGGACAGCGTGCCGGCGCCCGGCGGGCACGTCGAGCTGACCACGCCGCTGTTCCAGGCGATCCTCGGCTTCACCCCGTCGACGTTCGGGATCATGGGGCTGGTGTCCGGCGCGTCGCTGGTGTTCTTCGCGTTCATCGGGTTCGACGTGGTCGCGACCACGGCCGAGGAGGCGAAGAACCCGCAGCGGGACCTGCCGCGCGGCATTATCGGCTCGCTCGCGATCTGCACCGTGCTGTACGTCCTGGTCTGCATCGTGATCACCGGCATGGTGAAGTACTCCGACATCAACGGTGAGGCCGCGCTCGCGGAGGCGTTCAAGTCGGTCGGCCGGGGCGGCTTCGCGACGCTGATCTCGGCCGGTGCGGTCGCCGGTCTGACCACCGTCGTCCTGACGCTGATGATCGGTGCGGCCCGGGTCGTGTTCGCGATGAGCCGCGACCACCTGATGCCGAAGCAGCTCGGCAAGACCCACCCGAAGTGGGGTACGCCGTACCGGCTCACCATCGGGATCGGCGTCGTGGTCGCACTCATCGCCGGGCTGACCCCGATCGGGAAGCTCGAGGAAATGGTGAACATCGGCACGCTGGCCGCGTTCACACTGGTGTCGATCGCGGTACCGCTGCTGCGCCGCAGCCGGCCCGACATCCAGCGCTCGTTCCGGGTGCCGGGCAACCCGGTGATCCCGATCCTGGCCGCGCTGATCTGCATCTACCTGATGCTGAACCTGTCGATCGAGACCTGGATCCGGTTCCTGGTCTGGATGGTGCTCGGCTTCGCCCTCTACGCGCTGTACGGCTACCGGAAGAGCCGAGTCGGAATCGAGCAGAAGACCGGCGAGGTCCAGAAAGCCTGA
- the dxs gene encoding 1-deoxy-D-xylulose-5-phosphate synthase, protein MRVLETVEGPEDLKKLTDQQLTDLATEIRDVLVETVTRTGGHLGPNLGMVEITLAMHRVFDSPRDRLVFDIGHQAYVHKLVTGRARSFGTLRQEGGLSGYPSQAESEHDIVENCHASTALSYADGLAKAYRLRGENRHVVAVIGDGALTGGMAWEALNNIAAAKDLNLVIIVNDNGRSYSPTVGGLATHLTSLRTNPRYEKILDLIKKNLGRTPYVGPPMYEVLHGVKKGLKDMLAPQGMFEDLGLKYVGPVDGHDRNALEDALRNAKSFGGPVIVHAVTKKGFGYPAAEQDEEDNLHQVRPLNKPRGWTDVFSDELVKIGHRRPDVVAITAAMLHPTGLAPFAEEFPDRTFDVGIAEQHAVTSAAGLALGGLHPVVCLYSTFLNRAFDQVLLDVALHKCGVTFVLDRAGVTGDDGPTHNGVYDMSLLQLVPGLRLAAPRDGKRLQELLDEAVDVDDVPTALRFAKGEVFPDIEAIDRVGDIDVLKRSGNDVLLVGIGSMVATAMDVAQRLEAHGYGVTVVDPRWVKPVNPKLVELASGFKLVVSIEDNGRSGSCGDLIAQALRDGGVQAPFRDFAVPQVFLDHAKRAAVLQEIGLTGQEVAREITEQLTQHAGHAFNEPAGGRNA, encoded by the coding sequence ATGCGCGTGCTGGAGACGGTTGAGGGTCCGGAAGACCTCAAGAAGCTGACCGATCAACAGCTGACCGATCTGGCGACCGAGATCAGGGACGTGCTGGTCGAGACCGTGACCCGCACCGGGGGCCACCTCGGCCCGAACCTTGGCATGGTCGAGATCACCCTGGCGATGCACCGGGTGTTCGACTCGCCACGGGACCGGCTGGTCTTCGACATCGGTCACCAGGCGTACGTGCACAAGCTGGTCACCGGCCGCGCGCGCTCGTTCGGCACGCTCCGTCAGGAGGGCGGCCTGTCCGGGTACCCGAGCCAGGCCGAGTCCGAGCACGACATCGTCGAGAACTGCCACGCCTCGACCGCGCTGTCGTATGCCGACGGCCTCGCGAAGGCGTACCGGCTGCGCGGGGAGAACCGGCACGTGGTCGCGGTGATCGGCGACGGCGCGCTGACCGGCGGGATGGCCTGGGAGGCGCTGAACAACATCGCCGCCGCCAAGGACCTGAACCTGGTCATCATCGTCAACGACAACGGGCGCTCGTACAGCCCGACCGTCGGCGGCCTGGCCACGCACCTGACCAGCCTGCGCACCAACCCGCGGTACGAGAAGATCCTCGACCTGATCAAGAAGAACCTCGGCCGGACGCCGTACGTCGGCCCGCCGATGTACGAGGTGCTGCACGGGGTGAAGAAGGGCCTGAAGGACATGCTCGCCCCGCAGGGCATGTTCGAGGACCTCGGCCTGAAGTACGTCGGCCCGGTGGACGGCCACGACCGGAACGCGCTCGAGGACGCGCTGCGCAACGCGAAGTCGTTCGGCGGTCCGGTGATCGTGCACGCGGTCACCAAGAAGGGCTTCGGCTACCCCGCCGCGGAGCAGGACGAGGAGGACAACCTCCACCAGGTCCGCCCGCTGAACAAGCCGCGCGGCTGGACCGACGTGTTCTCCGACGAACTGGTGAAGATCGGCCACCGGCGCCCGGACGTGGTCGCGATCACCGCGGCGATGCTGCACCCGACCGGCCTCGCGCCGTTCGCGGAGGAGTTCCCGGACCGGACCTTCGACGTCGGGATCGCCGAGCAGCACGCGGTGACCAGCGCCGCCGGCCTCGCGCTGGGCGGCCTGCACCCGGTCGTCTGCCTGTACTCGACGTTCCTGAACCGCGCCTTCGACCAGGTTCTGCTGGACGTCGCGCTGCACAAGTGCGGCGTGACGTTCGTCCTCGACCGCGCGGGTGTGACCGGTGACGACGGCCCGACCCACAACGGTGTGTACGACATGTCGCTGCTGCAGCTCGTCCCGGGCCTGCGGCTCGCGGCGCCACGGGACGGCAAGCGCCTGCAGGAACTGCTCGACGAGGCGGTCGACGTGGACGACGTCCCGACGGCGCTGCGGTTCGCGAAGGGCGAGGTGTTCCCGGACATCGAGGCGATCGACCGCGTCGGCGACATCGACGTGCTCAAGCGCTCGGGCAACGACGTCCTGCTGGTCGGTATCGGTTCGATGGTCGCGACCGCGATGGACGTCGCGCAGCGCCTCGAGGCCCATGGGTACGGCGTGACTGTGGTCGACCCGCGCTGGGTGAAGCCGGTCAACCCGAAGCTGGTCGAGCTGGCAAGCGGCTTCAAGCTGGTCGTGTCGATCGAGGACAACGGCCGCTCCGGCAGCTGCGGCGACCTGATCGCGCAGGCGCTCCGGGACGGGGGCGTACAGGCGCCGTTCCGCGACTTCGCCGTACCGCAGGTGTTCCTCGACCACGCCAAGCGCGCCGCGGTCCTGCAGGAGATCGGTCTGACCGGCCAGGAGGTCGCTCGGGAGATCACCGAACAGCTGACCCAGCACGCCGGTCACGCGTTCAACGAGCCGGCCGGCGGCCGGAACGCCTAG
- a CDS encoding DUF402 domain-containing protein — MEDRGWWGGEGIRTVRTLFRKYDGQPHRLVEAIRLGEDEHGLWVGSLPGSQGQRADGSWKSIDYHRVRLFPRGQWWSALFNDTPHQTAIYCDITMPPEFGVDSVTAVDLDLDIRLLRDGTVKVMDEDEFHEHQVRYDYPPQVVATAQAVCDHLAATITTTEPFLTAYKPYLEQIRSLTA, encoded by the coding sequence ATGGAGGACCGGGGCTGGTGGGGCGGGGAAGGTATCAGGACAGTGCGGACGCTGTTCCGGAAGTACGACGGGCAGCCGCATCGCCTGGTCGAGGCCATCCGGCTGGGCGAGGACGAGCACGGGCTGTGGGTCGGATCACTCCCGGGCAGCCAGGGCCAGCGCGCCGACGGCAGCTGGAAGTCGATCGACTACCACCGGGTCCGGTTGTTCCCGCGTGGCCAGTGGTGGAGCGCGTTGTTCAACGACACCCCGCATCAGACCGCGATCTACTGCGACATCACCATGCCGCCCGAGTTCGGCGTCGACTCGGTCACCGCCGTCGACCTGGACCTGGACATCCGGCTGCTCCGCGACGGCACGGTCAAGGTGATGGACGAGGACGAGTTCCACGAACACCAGGTCCGGTACGACTACCCGCCGCAGGTCGTCGCCACCGCCCAGGCCGTCTGCGACCACCTGGCGGCCACCATCACCACCACGGAACCCTTCCTGACGGCGTACAAGCCGTACCTCGAGCAGATCCGCTCGCTGACGGCCTGA
- a CDS encoding DUF402 domain-containing protein, with protein MRDVRVVYRKYDEKLHWHQWMRYLGEDEYGVWLGAPAGSVSQRGDEPVVTQEQAHVQLFPHDKWFTAIFNDEPRYTEIYADITTPVEFSDDVLTMIDLDLDVIKRRDGTVFIDDEDEFAEHQVKYAYPPDVIATARQTCDWLFRAVSTEEPFLTVYKTHLDKIR; from the coding sequence ATGCGTGACGTCAGGGTGGTTTACCGCAAGTACGACGAGAAGCTGCACTGGCACCAGTGGATGCGCTACCTCGGCGAGGACGAGTACGGCGTCTGGCTCGGAGCGCCCGCGGGATCGGTGTCGCAGCGCGGTGACGAGCCTGTGGTGACGCAGGAGCAGGCGCACGTCCAGCTGTTCCCGCACGACAAGTGGTTCACCGCGATCTTCAACGACGAGCCGCGGTACACCGAGATCTACGCCGACATCACCACGCCGGTGGAGTTCTCCGACGACGTGCTGACGATGATCGACCTCGACCTGGACGTGATCAAGCGGCGCGACGGCACCGTGTTCATCGACGACGAGGACGAGTTCGCCGAGCACCAGGTCAAGTACGCGTACCCTCCGGACGTGATCGCCACCGCCCGGCAGACCTGCGACTGGCTCTTCCGGGCCGTGTCGACCGAGGAGCCGTTCCTCACAGTCTACAAGACCCACCTGGACAAGATCCGCTAG
- a CDS encoding alpha/beta hydrolase family protein, translating to MRRVLALVGAVALLLSPVIPAAAAGTVTNGCVNSVPEPGTTAPVKICYTLFRPADATKHHTVPLIFHSHGWGGSRTTDPAAFKAWLDAGFGVLSFDQRSFGQSTGVAHVMNPDYEGSDVVKLVDLVAGLDWVTKQRPGDPLIGAIGGSYGGGYQFAGAFTELRDRGATRFDALAPEITWWDLKQSLAPQEAARTMWLSLLFAGGGTHLPPAVQKAFVALIATGAWPTGKAGRELTAFFAHNGPAWQVSQGRKLDIPVLFGQGISDNLFNLNQGLMNFDHALTAKARARSIFVGYNGGHTLPAVVPPGYATPGDPCSIALGSPTFSDLSIRFMRQQLLHQPSGLEGFGTYHLSTAAGRCLTQRSLAPNTAYRLGKIVAPTGVGLPVNLPIAKGPLTIAGTPTVTANVYTVIPQSAAYFALSVGKSPLTAKVVQNNTMPLREKHTARGVRRTFELPAIAVDVPAGQNLYLTVAPVADMYAGQRGPLPGVMMLKNGTLRVHEVR from the coding sequence ATGCGTCGTGTGCTTGCTCTGGTCGGTGCTGTCGCCCTGCTGCTGTCCCCGGTCATCCCGGCCGCGGCGGCCGGTACTGTCACCAACGGCTGCGTCAACTCGGTCCCGGAGCCGGGTACGACGGCGCCCGTGAAGATCTGCTACACGCTGTTCCGGCCTGCCGACGCGACGAAGCACCACACCGTCCCGCTGATCTTCCACAGCCACGGCTGGGGTGGGAGCCGGACGACGGACCCGGCTGCGTTCAAGGCTTGGCTCGACGCGGGCTTCGGCGTCCTCAGCTTCGACCAGCGGAGCTTCGGGCAGAGCACCGGCGTCGCGCACGTGATGAACCCGGACTACGAGGGCAGCGACGTGGTCAAGCTCGTCGACCTGGTCGCCGGGCTGGACTGGGTGACGAAGCAGCGACCGGGTGATCCGCTGATCGGGGCGATCGGCGGGTCCTACGGCGGCGGGTACCAGTTCGCCGGCGCCTTCACCGAGCTCCGCGACCGCGGGGCGACCCGGTTCGACGCGCTCGCGCCGGAGATCACCTGGTGGGACCTGAAGCAGAGCCTCGCGCCCCAGGAGGCCGCCCGTACGATGTGGCTGTCGCTCCTGTTCGCGGGCGGCGGGACGCACTTGCCGCCGGCCGTACAGAAGGCGTTCGTCGCTCTGATCGCGACCGGTGCCTGGCCGACTGGCAAGGCCGGTCGCGAGCTGACCGCGTTCTTCGCGCACAACGGTCCCGCGTGGCAGGTGTCCCAGGGCCGCAAGCTCGACATTCCGGTGCTGTTCGGTCAGGGCATCTCCGACAACCTGTTCAACCTCAACCAGGGCCTGATGAACTTCGACCACGCGCTGACGGCGAAGGCTCGGGCGCGGTCGATCTTCGTCGGGTACAACGGTGGCCACACGCTGCCGGCCGTCGTACCGCCCGGCTACGCGACCCCCGGCGACCCGTGCTCGATCGCGCTCGGTTCGCCGACCTTCTCCGACCTGTCGATCCGGTTCATGCGGCAACAGTTGCTGCACCAGCCGAGCGGTCTGGAGGGCTTCGGTACGTACCACCTGTCGACCGCGGCAGGTCGGTGCCTCACGCAACGGAGTCTGGCACCGAACACGGCGTACCGGCTCGGCAAGATCGTCGCGCCGACCGGCGTCGGCCTGCCCGTGAACCTGCCGATCGCGAAAGGCCCGCTCACGATCGCGGGTACGCCGACCGTGACCGCCAACGTCTACACGGTCATCCCGCAGTCGGCGGCGTACTTCGCCCTGAGCGTCGGGAAGAGCCCGCTCACGGCGAAGGTCGTGCAGAACAACACGATGCCGCTCCGCGAGAAGCACACAGCCCGGGGAGTACGGCGTACCTTCGAGCTGCCCGCGATCGCCGTCGACGTCCCGGCCGGGCAGAACCTTTACCTGACGGTCGCCCCGGTCGCCGACATGTACGCCGGGCAGCGCGGCCCGCTACCGGGCGTGATGATGCTCAAGAACGGAACCCTGCGCGTCCATGAGGTTCGCTAG
- a CDS encoding Na+/H+ antiporter: protein MHIAIEVVALVAVVAAGAALARRIGLSAPLLLVVIGIAASYLPFIPRVELSPEVVLVGFLPPLLYSAAIKTSLVDFTKHRRSIGLLSVGLVVFTALGVGVVTWWVLGQVAESIGQQPLPFWAAFAIGAVVAPPDAVAATAIAKRVGLPRRIVTILEGESLMNDATALVCLRTAVAAAVVAPTVLHVGLDFLRAAGGGVLVGFVVTFVLAKMRRRFTDPVLDTTLSLTAPFVAYIAAENHYVHASGVLAVVVTGLLLGHKAPIIQSAKSRMSERTNWRTFQFLLENTVFLLIGLQTRWILDDLSASPLPGWLIAAATVAAFVAVILLRPIWIIPTTLLSRKFLGPSRPGPVSSRGLIVVSWAGMRGVVTLAAVFTLPENTPHREVLVFIALTVTAGTLLVQGSTLPWLVRRLRLPGPDPAEDALQEAAVLQGAHRAAIAKLDEIATPSDPPAVLDVLRQRGEARAQAAWERLGRPESEYETPSEAYRRLRIAMLEAERSHILKVRDAGLVADEVLQRAQNALDIEESILDRDEDDDVGGRSEDLRPKVLPGGECEHLAEAPVVVAPNTPDGCEECLADGGTWVHLRLCLGCGHVGCCDSSEMKHASKHNAETRHPVMRSFEPGETWRWCFVDEKLG from the coding sequence GTGCATATCGCGATCGAGGTCGTGGCCCTCGTCGCCGTCGTCGCGGCCGGCGCCGCGCTGGCGCGGCGGATCGGGCTGTCGGCCCCTCTGTTGCTGGTGGTCATCGGGATCGCCGCGTCGTACCTGCCGTTCATCCCGCGGGTCGAGCTCTCGCCCGAGGTGGTGCTGGTCGGGTTCCTGCCGCCGCTGCTGTACTCGGCCGCGATCAAGACCAGCCTGGTCGACTTCACCAAGCACCGGCGGTCGATCGGGTTGCTGTCCGTCGGACTCGTGGTTTTCACCGCCCTCGGCGTCGGGGTGGTGACGTGGTGGGTGCTCGGCCAGGTCGCGGAGTCGATCGGTCAGCAGCCGTTGCCGTTCTGGGCCGCGTTCGCGATCGGTGCGGTGGTCGCGCCGCCCGATGCGGTCGCCGCCACCGCGATCGCCAAGCGTGTCGGTCTCCCCCGGCGGATCGTCACGATCCTCGAGGGCGAGAGCCTGATGAACGACGCGACCGCCTTGGTCTGCCTGCGGACGGCGGTGGCCGCGGCCGTCGTCGCGCCGACCGTGCTGCACGTCGGCCTGGACTTCCTGCGCGCGGCCGGTGGCGGCGTACTGGTCGGCTTCGTCGTGACGTTCGTGCTCGCGAAGATGCGCCGCCGGTTCACCGACCCGGTACTGGACACCACGCTCAGCCTGACCGCCCCGTTCGTCGCATACATCGCGGCCGAGAACCATTACGTGCACGCGTCCGGTGTCCTCGCGGTCGTCGTCACCGGTCTGCTGCTCGGTCACAAGGCGCCGATCATCCAGTCGGCGAAGTCGCGGATGTCCGAGCGCACCAACTGGCGGACCTTCCAGTTCCTGCTGGAGAACACGGTCTTCCTGCTGATCGGCCTGCAGACGCGGTGGATCCTCGACGACCTGAGCGCCAGCCCGCTGCCCGGCTGGCTGATCGCGGCCGCGACGGTCGCGGCGTTCGTCGCGGTCATCCTGCTGCGGCCGATCTGGATCATCCCGACCACGTTGCTGTCCCGGAAATTCCTCGGCCCGTCGCGCCCCGGTCCGGTGTCGAGCCGCGGTCTGATCGTGGTGTCGTGGGCCGGCATGCGCGGCGTGGTCACGCTGGCCGCGGTGTTCACGCTGCCCGAGAACACGCCGCATCGCGAAGTACTGGTGTTCATAGCACTGACCGTGACCGCGGGCACGCTGCTCGTCCAGGGCTCCACGCTGCCCTGGCTGGTACGGCGGTTGCGGCTGCCCGGCCCCGATCCGGCGGAGGACGCGCTGCAGGAGGCCGCCGTACTGCAGGGAGCTCATCGGGCCGCGATCGCGAAGCTCGACGAGATCGCGACCCCGTCCGACCCGCCGGCCGTGCTCGACGTCCTGCGGCAGCGGGGTGAGGCGCGCGCGCAGGCGGCCTGGGAGCGGCTCGGGCGGCCGGAGAGCGAGTACGAGACACCGAGCGAGGCGTACCGCCGGTTGCGGATCGCGATGCTCGAGGCGGAACGTTCGCACATCCTCAAGGTCCGCGATGCCGGGCTGGTCGCGGACGAGGTGCTGCAGCGGGCGCAGAACGCGCTCGACATCGAGGAGTCGATCCTGGACCGCGACGAGGACGACGACGTCGGCGGCCGCTCCGAGGATCTGCGGCCGAAGGTGCTGCCGGGCGGTGAGTGCGAGCACCTCGCCGAAGCGCCGGTGGTGGTCGCTCCGAACACGCCGGACGGCTGCGAGGAGTGCCTGGCCGACGGCGGGACCTGGGTGCACCTGCGGCTGTGCCTCGGCTGCGGGCACGTCGGGTGCTGTGACTCCTCGGAGATGAAGCACGCGAGCAAGCACAACGCGGAGACCCGGCATCCGGTGATGCGCAGCTTCGAACCGGGTGAAACTTGGCGCTGGTGCTTCGTTGACGAGAAGCTGGGCTAA
- a CDS encoding HIT family protein, translating into MADCLFCSIIAGTTPAQIVLDTPEIVGFLDIRPVFKGHTLIVPRAHVPTLVELPDELTVPLFGAARSVAAAVRPAFDAQGSFVAVNNVVSQSVPHLHVHVVPRTKGDGLRGFFWPRTKYADTAEAEEYAGKLRAALAD; encoded by the coding sequence ATGGCTGACTGTCTGTTCTGCTCCATCATCGCGGGAACGACGCCCGCGCAGATCGTCCTGGACACCCCGGAGATCGTGGGCTTCCTCGACATCCGGCCGGTGTTCAAGGGTCATACGCTGATCGTGCCGCGGGCCCACGTGCCGACACTGGTCGAACTGCCGGACGAGCTCACCGTGCCGCTGTTCGGCGCGGCCCGGTCGGTCGCGGCCGCGGTCCGTCCCGCGTTCGACGCGCAGGGTTCGTTCGTTGCCGTCAACAACGTTGTGTCCCAGTCGGTGCCGCATCTGCACGTCCACGTCGTACCCCGCACGAAGGGTGACGGGTTGCGCGGGTTCTTCTGGCCGCGCACGAAGTACGCCGACACCGCCGAGGCCGAGGAGTACGCCGGGAAACTACGCGCCGCCCTCGCGGACTAG
- a CDS encoding GNAT family N-acetyltransferase, with amino-acid sequence MADGSAVGEVHAASWGAAYGPLFSPEMAREGVASRLERWHERLATGNGLVMLGFVDERPLAMSWSLASETRAGFAEIYSFYTHPDGWGSGVSVALMDATLKHLQADGFERVHLWTLRDTPQSRRFYTKCGFVETGATQFRDFGDGNPLPQVEYALVREGGA; translated from the coding sequence GTGGCGGATGGTTCGGCTGTTGGGGAGGTTCATGCTGCGTCGTGGGGTGCGGCGTATGGGCCCCTGTTCTCCCCCGAGATGGCGCGGGAGGGGGTGGCGAGTCGGCTGGAGAGGTGGCACGAGCGACTGGCGACTGGTAACGGGCTGGTGATGCTGGGATTTGTCGATGAGCGGCCGTTGGCCATGTCGTGGAGTTTGGCGTCCGAGACGCGTGCAGGCTTCGCGGAGATCTACAGCTTCTACACGCACCCCGACGGGTGGGGGAGCGGTGTATCGGTCGCGTTGATGGATGCCACGCTGAAACACCTGCAGGCTGACGGATTCGAGCGCGTGCATCTCTGGACTCTGCGGGACACCCCCCAGTCGCGTCGGTTCTACACCAAGTGCGGCTTCGTCGAAACCGGAGCCACCCAGTTCAGGGACTTCGGTGACGGGAACCCGCTGCCGCAGGTGGAGTACGCGCTAGTCCGCGAGGGCGGCGCGTAG